One genomic region from Amycolatopsis sp. FBCC-B4732 encodes:
- a CDS encoding ABC transporter ATP-binding protein — translation MDEAAIEVAHLRVVRGGQEVLRDIGFTVRRGTVTGLLGPNGCGKSTLMRSIVGVQVVEAGEVTVLRRPAGRPELRRRIGYATQEPAIYADLTVREALRYFAAVLGADPSDVDRVIAETGLTSSARTLVGRLSGGRRGRANLAVALLGTPELLVLDEPTVGSDPELRDELWKLFHGLAAAGVTLLISSHVMDEAARCDEILLLHQGKLLAHATPEALRARTGAPDLEQAFLRLIKGREGATR, via the coding sequence GTGGACGAAGCGGCGATCGAGGTGGCGCACCTGCGGGTGGTCCGCGGCGGGCAGGAAGTCCTGCGCGACATCGGGTTCACCGTGCGCCGCGGCACCGTGACCGGCCTGCTGGGGCCCAACGGCTGCGGCAAGAGCACGCTGATGCGGTCGATCGTCGGCGTGCAGGTCGTCGAGGCCGGTGAGGTGACCGTGCTCCGCCGTCCGGCCGGCCGCCCCGAGCTGCGCAGGCGGATCGGGTACGCGACCCAGGAACCGGCGATCTACGCGGACCTGACGGTGCGCGAGGCGCTGCGCTACTTCGCCGCCGTCCTCGGCGCGGATCCGTCCGATGTGGACCGGGTGATCGCGGAGACCGGTCTCACCTCGTCGGCCCGGACACTGGTCGGCCGGTTGTCGGGCGGCCGGCGTGGGCGGGCCAACCTGGCGGTCGCGCTGCTCGGTACACCCGAGCTGCTGGTGCTCGACGAGCCGACGGTCGGCTCCGACCCCGAGCTGCGCGACGAGCTCTGGAAGCTGTTCCACGGGCTGGCGGCGGCCGGGGTCACGCTGCTGATCTCCAGCCACGTCATGGACGAAGCCGCCCGTTGCGACGAGATCCTCCTGCTGCACCAGGGGAAACTGCTGGCGCACGCGACACCGGAGGCACTGCGCGCCCGCACCGGCGCACCCGATCTCGAGCAGGCATTCCTCCGCTTGATCAAGGGCCGGGAAGGAGCCACGCGATGA
- a CDS encoding Acg family FMN-binding oxidoreductase — MERGLPDDFTVKTAVAMAVRAPSVHNSQPWYWRIGQSSLHLYADQDRLLRETDPDGRDLILSCGAALHHLRVGFAALGWGAEVHRLPNPDEPDHLAAVTLHRHDPDQDEIAMAAAIPRRRTDRRRHSSWTVPRGHLEAMAKAAALEGTVLQVAENSARYYLATAIEEASRRHTGDPAYRTELAAWSGRHISPDGVPARNTPAPDDTPGALRSRPFADPLLVQPPDAKAEDDETVLLVLSTASDDRMSRLRAGEATSAVLLTANAFGLSSCPLTEPLELHDVRESVTEHVTGGSFPQMVLRVGWAPANADPLPATPRRDLADVLQPLEAAPKHFQSH; from the coding sequence ATGGAGCGAGGACTTCCGGACGACTTCACCGTCAAGACCGCGGTGGCGATGGCGGTCCGCGCGCCGTCGGTGCACAACTCCCAGCCGTGGTACTGGCGCATCGGGCAGAGCTCCCTGCACCTCTACGCCGACCAGGACCGGCTGCTGCGCGAAACCGACCCGGACGGCCGCGACCTGATCCTCAGCTGCGGCGCGGCCCTGCACCACCTCCGGGTGGGCTTCGCCGCTCTCGGCTGGGGCGCCGAAGTCCACCGGCTGCCGAACCCGGACGAACCCGATCACCTCGCCGCGGTCACGCTGCACCGGCACGACCCGGACCAGGACGAGATCGCGATGGCGGCGGCGATCCCGCGGCGGCGCACCGACCGGCGCCGGCACAGCTCGTGGACCGTGCCGCGCGGGCACCTCGAAGCCATGGCCAAGGCCGCCGCGCTGGAAGGCACGGTGCTGCAGGTCGCCGAGAACTCGGCGCGCTACTACCTGGCGACGGCGATCGAGGAGGCCTCGCGGCGGCACACCGGCGACCCGGCCTACCGCACCGAACTGGCCGCCTGGAGCGGCCGCCACATCTCGCCGGACGGCGTGCCCGCGCGGAACACCCCGGCCCCGGACGACACACCTGGCGCGCTGCGGAGCCGACCGTTCGCCGATCCCCTCCTCGTCCAGCCGCCCGACGCCAAGGCCGAGGACGACGAAACCGTGCTGCTGGTGCTGAGCACGGCGTCCGACGACCGGATGTCGCGCCTGCGCGCCGGTGAAGCGACGAGCGCCGTGCTGCTCACGGCCAACGCCTTCGGCCTCTCGTCCTGCCCGCTCACCGAGCCGCTGGAGCTGCACGACGTCCGCGAGTCCGTGACCGAGCACGTCACCGGCGGGTCGTTCCCGCAGATGGTGCTGCGCGTCGGCTGGGCACCGGCCAACGCCGACCCGCTGCCCGCGACACCGCGCCGCGACCTCGCCGACGTCCTGCAGCCGCTCGAAGCCGCCCCGAAGCATTTCCAGTCCCACTAG
- a CDS encoding wax ester/triacylglycerol synthase family O-acyltransferase — translation MDRLSPLDAAFLQIEDEDPSSSLAIASVAIAEGPTPAQTEFEGAVLARLAGIRRYRQKVRTVPFDLGPPAWVDDPAFDPPAHFGRVALPAPHDRAALSELVALLMGERLERDRPLWEFWVIEGLPDGRWAILSKLHHALADGLAATRLQTVLFGDAPADPDPGGEAADPGAVALLLDAAGSLLRTPWEQTRLVARELLHPNRLARRISDAARGLTALTSALLPASPSRLTGPLGRDRRYSTASVPLAEVKSVARAFDVTVNDVLLAAVTGAFRDLLLQRGETPAADSVRSLVPVSVRTRTALDNEVSLLLPLLPVDLADPAQRLIRVHHRLASLKAGQEAAAGALLTATAAHEPFAPVAWAIRAAAHLPQRNIVTVTTNVRGPAEPLSALGRPIVEIYPYVPIALRVRVGVAMLSYAGQVTFGVTADADAVPDTEVLVKAIEREVQALRGAAR, via the coding sequence ATGGACCGGCTCAGCCCACTGGACGCGGCCTTCCTCCAGATCGAGGACGAAGACCCCAGCTCGTCATTGGCCATCGCCTCGGTGGCGATCGCCGAGGGCCCCACTCCCGCCCAGACCGAGTTCGAGGGGGCCGTGCTGGCGCGGCTGGCCGGAATCCGGCGCTACCGCCAGAAGGTGCGCACGGTGCCGTTCGACCTCGGGCCCCCGGCCTGGGTCGACGATCCCGCTTTCGACCCACCCGCGCACTTCGGCCGGGTCGCGCTCCCGGCACCGCACGACCGGGCCGCGCTGAGCGAACTGGTCGCCCTGCTGATGGGCGAGCGGCTCGAACGCGACCGGCCGCTGTGGGAGTTCTGGGTGATCGAAGGCCTGCCGGACGGCCGCTGGGCCATCCTGTCGAAGCTGCACCACGCCCTGGCCGACGGGCTCGCGGCGACCCGGTTGCAGACGGTCCTGTTCGGGGACGCGCCGGCCGACCCGGATCCGGGCGGCGAGGCTGCCGATCCGGGCGCCGTCGCACTGCTGCTGGACGCCGCCGGCTCGCTGCTGCGCACCCCGTGGGAGCAGACGCGCCTGGTCGCCCGTGAACTGCTGCACCCGAACCGGTTGGCCCGCCGGATCAGCGACGCCGCCCGCGGCCTCACCGCGCTGACCTCGGCCCTGCTGCCCGCGTCACCGTCCCGGCTGACCGGACCGCTCGGCCGCGACCGGCGCTACTCGACGGCTTCGGTGCCGCTGGCGGAGGTCAAGTCCGTCGCCCGGGCCTTCGACGTCACGGTGAACGACGTCCTGCTGGCCGCCGTCACGGGCGCATTCCGCGACTTGCTGCTGCAGCGCGGGGAAACACCCGCCGCCGACAGCGTGCGATCCCTCGTCCCGGTGTCCGTGCGGACCAGGACGGCGCTGGACAACGAGGTTTCGCTCCTGCTGCCGCTGCTGCCGGTCGACCTGGCCGATCCGGCGCAGCGCCTCATCCGGGTGCACCACCGCTTGGCCTCGTTGAAAGCGGGCCAAGAGGCCGCGGCCGGCGCGCTGCTCACCGCGACGGCCGCGCACGAGCCGTTCGCCCCGGTGGCGTGGGCGATCCGGGCGGCCGCCCACCTGCCGCAGCGCAACATCGTCACGGTGACGACGAACGTGCGCGGCCCGGCCGAACCGCTGTCGGCGCTCGGCCGGCCGATCGTCGAGATCTACCCGTACGTCCCGATCGCGCTGCGCGTGCGGGTGGGCGTGGCGATGCTCAGCTACGCCGGCCAGGTGACGTTCGGAGTGACGGCCGACGCCGACGCGGTGCCGGACACCGAGGTGCTCGTGAAGGCGATAGAGCGGGAGGTCCAGGCGCTGCGCGGAGCGGCTCGCTGA
- a CDS encoding slipin family protein, translated as MTVWLIIAAVVIVLLALSIRIVKQYEKGVLFRLGRVVGVREPGLRFIIPVIDVLRRVSLRIVTMPIQSQGIITRDNVSVDVSAVAYFRVVDAVKSVVAIENVHAAIDQIAQTTLRKVVGQHTLDETLAETDKINSDIRQILDVTTSEWGVDVTLVELKDIQLPETMKRAMAKQAEAEREKRAKIINAEGEAQAAAALGAASDTMMAHPLALQLRNLQTLMEIGVDHNSTVVFPAPLMSTIGELGSFLSREAAAATPAKVVPNGEPAVLAPR; from the coding sequence ATGACCGTCTGGCTCATCATCGCCGCGGTCGTCATCGTCCTGCTGGCGTTGTCGATCCGGATCGTGAAGCAGTACGAAAAGGGCGTGCTGTTCCGGCTCGGCCGCGTCGTCGGGGTCCGCGAGCCGGGGCTGCGGTTCATCATCCCGGTGATCGACGTGCTGCGCCGCGTTTCCCTGCGGATCGTGACGATGCCGATCCAGTCGCAGGGCATCATCACGCGCGACAACGTGAGCGTCGACGTCTCGGCGGTCGCCTACTTCCGCGTGGTGGACGCGGTGAAGTCGGTGGTGGCGATCGAGAACGTCCACGCGGCGATCGACCAGATCGCCCAGACGACGCTGCGCAAGGTGGTCGGCCAGCACACCCTCGACGAGACGCTGGCGGAAACGGACAAGATCAACTCGGACATCCGGCAGATCCTCGACGTGACCACCTCCGAATGGGGTGTCGACGTCACCTTGGTCGAGCTGAAGGACATCCAGCTGCCCGAGACGATGAAGCGGGCCATGGCCAAGCAGGCCGAGGCGGAGCGGGAGAAGCGCGCCAAGATCATCAACGCCGAAGGCGAGGCCCAGGCCGCGGCGGCGCTCGGCGCGGCGTCGGACACGATGATGGCGCACCCGCTGGCGCTGCAGCTGCGCAACCTGCAGACGCTGATGGAGATCGGCGTCGACCACAACAGCACGGTGGTGTTCCCGGCCCCGTTGATGAGCACGATCGGTGAGCTGGGCTCGTTCCTGTCCCGCGAGGCAGCCGCGGCCACCCCCGCGAAGGTCGTGCCCAACGGCGAGCCCGCGGTCCTGGCACCCCGCTGA
- a CDS encoding universal stress protein yields MTETPVSGRIVVGVDGSDAGTAALVWAVGQAETSGADLEVVTVWTYDAMLDDASVNRTLAEARRAHVHELEKLVTAVTKEHAGVPAQCSAPTGDPAEVLVDLAKDATMLVVGSHGKGKLREVLAGSVSSACLRHATCPVAVIPPPARTPDSPLGKQLAGFVAGKP; encoded by the coding sequence ATGACGGAAACACCTGTGAGCGGCCGGATAGTGGTCGGCGTCGACGGCTCGGACGCCGGGACGGCGGCGCTGGTCTGGGCGGTCGGGCAGGCCGAGACCAGCGGCGCGGACCTGGAGGTCGTGACGGTCTGGACCTACGACGCCATGCTCGACGACGCTTCGGTGAACCGCACGCTCGCCGAAGCCCGGCGCGCGCACGTGCACGAGCTCGAAAAGCTGGTCACCGCGGTGACGAAGGAGCACGCAGGCGTGCCCGCGCAGTGCTCGGCCCCCACCGGCGATCCCGCGGAAGTCCTGGTCGACCTGGCGAAGGACGCCACCATGCTGGTGGTCGGCAGCCACGGCAAGGGCAAGCTGCGCGAGGTGCTCGCCGGCTCGGTCAGCAGCGCCTGCCTGCGGCACGCGACCTGCCCCGTGGCCGTGATCCCGCCGCCCGCGCGCACCCCGGACAGTCCCCTCGGCAAGCAGCTGGCCGGGTTCGTCGCGGGAAAGCCCTGA
- a CDS encoding WS/DGAT domain-containing protein, whose protein sequence is MPNTRKLAGPHRRIPAQDSLWLHLDRPENRMVVTSVLWTRTPVDPARLRSVVSDRLLARYPVYFQRPVPHGRGLSWETDPEFDLGEHLLVRDLPEPADQAALEAFVAGRRGAPLDPRRPLWTIDLVRGYRGGSALVCRTHHAMADGIRLTQVLFSLLDPLDGETAPHAKVGGAGPHREAVAQPVVRLGAAVLRVLGDTGAKAQQQAARVHPVLESAVALPVLGATAVVGATGAVAGFVSSALSGGPRRAVDTVAGAATTLWHSATGAGDLLGPSTATGVWDGEPGVEKTAAWGDPVPLLTLARIGHETGTTLNDVCTALVAGALDRYFAAQGTARPEPSDLGWLIPVSLSSFDDELPADLGNHFSLVLAQLPLGRRTFAERLAEVHRRVARIRDSFEPALTFGVQYAIAQSPAALGLPASRFFAGKAVGVLTNVPGPRTPMTLAGARVEGIVGWAPCSGHQAITICIFSYAGEVRFGFGTDRKLIPDPEALVDALAKEFAEVSRVPRA, encoded by the coding sequence GTGCCGAACACCCGAAAGCTCGCCGGACCGCATCGCCGGATACCCGCGCAGGACAGCTTGTGGCTGCACCTGGACCGGCCGGAAAACCGCATGGTCGTCACCTCGGTGCTGTGGACGCGCACGCCGGTGGATCCGGCGCGGCTGCGGTCGGTCGTCTCCGACCGGCTGCTCGCCCGGTACCCGGTGTACTTCCAGCGGCCCGTGCCCCACGGCCGGGGCCTCTCCTGGGAAACCGACCCGGAATTCGACCTCGGCGAGCACCTGCTCGTGCGAGACCTGCCGGAGCCGGCGGACCAAGCGGCCCTGGAAGCGTTCGTCGCGGGCCGGCGTGGTGCGCCACTCGACCCGAGGCGTCCACTGTGGACCATCGACCTGGTGCGGGGCTATCGCGGAGGCAGTGCGCTGGTGTGCCGGACACACCACGCGATGGCGGACGGGATCCGTCTCACGCAGGTCCTTTTCAGCCTGCTGGACCCCCTCGACGGCGAGACCGCGCCGCACGCCAAGGTGGGTGGCGCCGGGCCGCACCGCGAAGCCGTGGCCCAGCCGGTGGTCCGGCTCGGCGCCGCGGTGCTGCGCGTGCTCGGTGACACCGGCGCGAAGGCGCAGCAGCAGGCGGCGCGGGTGCATCCCGTGCTGGAGTCCGCGGTGGCGCTGCCGGTGCTGGGCGCGACGGCCGTCGTGGGCGCGACCGGGGCCGTCGCCGGGTTCGTGTCCTCGGCGTTGAGCGGCGGGCCGCGGCGCGCGGTCGACACGGTCGCCGGCGCGGCGACGACGCTCTGGCACAGCGCCACCGGCGCGGGTGACCTGCTCGGGCCGTCGACGGCCACGGGCGTGTGGGACGGCGAACCCGGTGTCGAGAAGACCGCCGCCTGGGGCGACCCGGTCCCGCTGCTGACGCTCGCCCGGATCGGCCACGAAACCGGGACGACCCTCAACGACGTCTGCACCGCACTCGTCGCCGGCGCGCTCGACCGGTACTTCGCCGCGCAGGGCACCGCCCGCCCGGAGCCGTCGGACCTCGGCTGGCTGATCCCGGTGAGCTTGTCCTCCTTCGACGACGAGCTGCCGGCGGACTTGGGCAACCACTTTTCGCTGGTGCTGGCGCAGCTGCCGCTCGGCCGCCGGACGTTCGCCGAGCGCCTCGCCGAAGTCCACCGCCGGGTCGCCCGGATCCGCGACTCGTTCGAGCCCGCGCTGACGTTCGGCGTGCAGTACGCGATCGCGCAGAGCCCGGCGGCGCTGGGCCTGCCGGCGAGCCGCTTCTTCGCCGGCAAGGCGGTCGGGGTCCTGACGAACGTGCCCGGCCCGCGCACCCCGATGACCCTGGCCGGCGCGCGGGTCGAGGGAATCGTCGGCTGGGCACCGTGCAGCGGCCACCAGGCGATCACGATCTGCATCTTCAGCTACGCCGGCGAAGTGCGCTTCGGGTTCGGTACCGATCGCAAGCTGATCCCGGACCCGGAAGCTCTGGTCGACGCGCTGGCGAAGGAGTTCGCCGAGGTCAGCCGTGTGCCGCGGGCCTAG
- a CDS encoding ABC transporter permease, with the protein MSVPIAFATTRRILTQLRHDPRTVALIIGVPTLLMILLRYVLNSEQRFSAIAPALLGIFPFTIMFLLTSITTLRERTTGTLERLMTMPMGKLDLLFGYALAFGMLATLQVVVAAGVSLTWLGLGIAGSVWTLLLIVVLDALLGTALGLFVSAFARTEFQAIQFLPVFVLPQFLLCGLFVPRGDMGWLLNALSDVLPLSYAVDALTQVTRSAEVDGTLVRNIAIIAGCAILALLLGAATLRRRTP; encoded by the coding sequence ATGAGCGTCCCGATCGCGTTCGCCACCACCCGGCGCATCCTGACCCAGCTGCGGCACGACCCGCGCACGGTCGCGCTGATCATCGGTGTACCGACCCTGCTGATGATTCTCCTGCGCTACGTCCTGAACTCGGAGCAGCGCTTCAGCGCGATCGCCCCGGCGCTGCTGGGCATCTTCCCGTTCACGATCATGTTCCTGCTGACGTCGATCACGACGCTGCGGGAGCGGACCACCGGCACGCTCGAACGCCTGATGACGATGCCGATGGGCAAGCTCGACCTGCTCTTCGGCTACGCGCTGGCGTTCGGCATGCTCGCGACGCTCCAGGTCGTGGTGGCCGCCGGGGTCAGCCTGACCTGGCTCGGCCTCGGCATCGCCGGCTCGGTCTGGACGCTGCTGCTCATCGTCGTGCTCGACGCGCTGCTGGGCACCGCGCTCGGGCTGTTCGTCAGCGCGTTCGCCCGCACGGAGTTCCAGGCGATCCAGTTCCTGCCGGTGTTCGTGCTGCCGCAGTTCCTGCTGTGCGGCCTCTTCGTGCCGCGCGGCGACATGGGCTGGCTGCTCAACGCGCTCTCGGACGTGCTGCCGCTGTCGTACGCGGTCGACGCGCTCACGCAGGTCACGCGGTCGGCGGAGGTCGACGGCACGCTGGTCCGCAACATCGCGATCATCGCCGGCTGCGCGATCCTCGCGCTGCTGCTGGGCGCGGCGACCCTGCGGCGCCGCACCCCGTGA
- a CDS encoding SHOCT domain-containing protein: MPYWHTPAAMGWVGGLGMLLLMVLILAAVVVVAVVLTRRGSQPPDPADTARRILDERFARGEIDQEEYERRRDALTRAS; this comes from the coding sequence ATGCCGTACTGGCACACTCCCGCAGCCATGGGCTGGGTCGGTGGACTCGGCATGCTCCTGCTGATGGTGTTGATCCTGGCCGCCGTCGTGGTCGTCGCGGTCGTCTTGACCCGGCGGGGTTCGCAGCCCCCGGACCCGGCCGACACCGCCCGGCGGATCCTCGACGAACGGTTCGCCCGCGGCGAGATCGACCAGGAGGAGTACGAACGCCGCCGCGACGCCTTGACGCGGGCGAGCTGA
- a CDS encoding DUF6292 family protein, which translates to MIPLLTGIDRDHGLRSGLTGYLAAVSTAVGVGVESCTMDLDDPASAYVALDVELPHHPGRDTALLWDERHGWAFAMETHSAEDLLVLAYLGGELVPAPARVRGFVAAIRSAGGTVGEPVPPDLRGDRGELFARLRGTATTSIPFLSRAG; encoded by the coding sequence GTGATTCCCCTGCTGACCGGTATCGACCGTGACCACGGCCTGCGGAGCGGGCTGACCGGCTACCTGGCCGCGGTGAGCACCGCGGTCGGCGTGGGAGTGGAGTCCTGCACGATGGACCTCGACGATCCCGCCTCGGCGTACGTCGCCCTCGACGTGGAGCTGCCGCACCACCCCGGCCGCGACACGGCCCTGCTGTGGGACGAGCGCCACGGCTGGGCGTTCGCGATGGAAACCCATTCCGCCGAGGACCTGCTGGTGCTCGCCTACCTCGGCGGCGAGCTCGTACCCGCTCCGGCCCGCGTTCGCGGCTTCGTCGCCGCGATCCGGTCCGCCGGTGGCACCGTCGGCGAGCCCGTCCCACCGGACCTGCGCGGCGACCGCGGCGAACTGTTCGCCCGGCTGCGCGGCACGGCGACGACGTCGATTCCGTTCCTCTCCAGGGCTGGGTGA
- a CDS encoding bifunctional aminoglycoside phosphotransferase/ATP-binding protein, whose translation MDAPWADVHETHIGAVFLVGDLAYKLKKPVDLGFLDFSARGTRERVCHREVELNRRLAPDVYLGVADVTGPDGEVRDHLVVMRRMPEDRRLSTLVRERAPLHVTTRRLARQLAAFHARAARGPEIDADETRDAVRDRWRDSFEQVRPFHDDVLGAATALEIEALAEEFLAGREPLFDRRIAGGHVVDGHGDLLADDVFCLDDGPRVLDCLEFDDHLRHVDVLDDIAFLAMDFERLGAPELGAQLLLDYREFTGDPAPPALVHHYLAYRAFVRVKVACLRHAQGDAEAAALARDYADLAVWHLRLGRVRLILVGGEPGTGKSTIAGGLADRLGATLLQSDRLRKELAGLEPVRRAAEGYRQGLYDTGHTDATYTELVRRAGELLALGQNVVLDASWTAARHRALAAEVAGRTDSPLLAVRCEAPEETAARRLTTRTGALSDATPEIAHRMAADADPWPEAHPLPTTGSPAETLTRALAALVPEHRKSPGQRHSGPPRGAPGGARVEAEDTPDPEAGR comes from the coding sequence ATGGACGCACCCTGGGCCGATGTGCACGAAACCCACATCGGCGCGGTCTTCCTCGTCGGAGACCTCGCCTACAAGCTGAAGAAGCCGGTCGACCTCGGTTTCCTGGACTTTTCCGCGCGCGGGACGCGCGAACGGGTGTGCCACCGGGAGGTCGAGCTGAACCGGCGCCTGGCCCCGGACGTCTACCTCGGCGTCGCCGACGTCACCGGTCCGGACGGCGAGGTCCGCGACCACCTGGTCGTCATGCGCCGGATGCCCGAGGACCGGCGGCTCTCCACGCTCGTCCGCGAGCGGGCGCCCCTGCACGTGACGACCCGGCGGCTGGCCCGGCAGCTCGCCGCCTTCCACGCCCGAGCCGCCCGTGGGCCGGAGATCGACGCCGACGAAACCCGCGACGCCGTCCGCGACCGGTGGCGGGACAGCTTCGAGCAGGTCCGGCCGTTCCACGACGACGTCCTCGGCGCGGCCACCGCCCTCGAGATCGAAGCCCTCGCCGAGGAGTTCCTGGCCGGCCGGGAGCCGCTGTTCGACCGCCGGATCGCCGGGGGACACGTCGTCGACGGGCACGGCGACCTGCTCGCCGACGACGTCTTCTGCCTCGACGACGGCCCCCGCGTGCTGGACTGCCTGGAGTTCGACGACCACCTCCGGCACGTCGACGTCCTCGACGACATCGCCTTCCTCGCCATGGACTTCGAGCGGCTCGGCGCTCCCGAACTGGGTGCACAGCTCCTGCTCGACTACCGCGAGTTCACCGGCGACCCCGCTCCCCCGGCGCTGGTGCACCACTACCTCGCCTACCGCGCGTTCGTCCGGGTCAAGGTGGCGTGCCTGCGCCACGCACAGGGCGACGCCGAAGCGGCCGCGCTGGCCCGCGACTACGCCGATCTCGCCGTGTGGCACCTGCGGCTGGGCCGGGTGCGCCTGATCCTCGTCGGCGGGGAGCCCGGCACCGGCAAGTCGACGATCGCCGGCGGCCTGGCCGACCGGCTCGGCGCCACGCTCCTGCAGTCGGACCGGCTGCGCAAGGAACTGGCCGGGCTCGAACCGGTCCGGCGGGCCGCGGAGGGCTACCGGCAGGGTCTCTACGACACCGGCCACACGGACGCGACCTACACCGAGCTCGTGCGCCGCGCCGGCGAGCTGCTGGCACTCGGCCAGAACGTGGTGCTGGACGCGTCGTGGACCGCCGCCCGGCACCGCGCACTCGCCGCCGAAGTGGCCGGCCGGACGGACAGCCCGCTGCTCGCCGTGCGCTGCGAGGCCCCGGAGGAGACCGCGGCGCGGCGGCTCACGACCCGGACCGGTGCCTTGTCCGACGCCACCCCGGAGATCGCGCACCGGATGGCCGCGGACGCCGACCCGTGGCCCGAAGCGCATCCGCTGCCCACGACCGGCAGCCCGGCCGAAACGCTCACGCGGGCATTGGCGGCGCTGGTGCCGGAACACCGAAAGTCCCCCGGCCAAAGGCATTCCGGCCCTCCCCGCGGCGCACCCGGCGGTGCGAGGGTCGAAGCCGAAGACACCCCCGATCCCGAGGCAGGCCGATGA
- a CDS encoding NAD(P)/FAD-dependent oxidoreductase encodes MSPTHVVVLGSGFAGLETTFALRALAGPEHVRLSLVSDRDDFYFRPDGSYLPFGAAEAPLHLPLAKPLRRREVDFRVATAEGVDAGRGVVHTTGGPVPYDHLVIATGAAMRPEEVPGLAEHAHSVRTPGQLHALGEQLRWVAQNARHGRQQQVLFLVPPGSKGAEQLYEIALLLDDWLRHRDVRDNVQLAFTTSEQSYLPAFGPKLHDIVAAEFTSRGIDGRTGAAPDKIRELEVAYTDGTTQEFDLLVALPPHVAAQRFDGLPTDDRGFLVCDESRREVLGHPDVYAPGDAGDFPVKQAFLSLLQAQAVAGRIAVDAGAHLPGPGFEPMATCLLDMAGKVAFAQVPLSLTGDPARPVAVDPGALDAYRAGASVAWRPARKFLRTYVLGRFGAGLPVHAGRGWDTVAFGTRHWARWLTR; translated from the coding sequence ATGTCCCCCACCCACGTCGTCGTGCTGGGCAGCGGGTTCGCCGGGCTGGAAACCACGTTCGCGCTGCGCGCGCTGGCGGGTCCCGAACACGTCCGGCTGAGCCTGGTGTCCGACCGCGACGATTTCTACTTCCGGCCCGACGGCAGCTACCTGCCCTTCGGCGCGGCCGAGGCACCGCTGCACCTGCCGCTCGCGAAACCGTTGCGGCGCCGCGAAGTCGACTTCCGGGTCGCGACCGCCGAGGGCGTCGATGCCGGACGAGGTGTCGTGCACACCACCGGCGGCCCGGTTCCCTACGACCACCTGGTCATCGCCACCGGCGCCGCGATGCGCCCCGAGGAGGTGCCCGGCCTGGCCGAACACGCGCACTCGGTCCGGACGCCGGGGCAGTTGCACGCGCTCGGCGAGCAGCTGCGGTGGGTCGCGCAGAACGCGCGGCACGGCCGGCAGCAGCAGGTCCTCTTCCTCGTACCGCCCGGCAGCAAGGGCGCGGAACAGCTGTACGAGATCGCGCTGCTCCTGGACGACTGGCTCCGCCACCGCGACGTCCGCGACAACGTCCAGCTCGCCTTCACCACCTCCGAGCAGAGCTACCTGCCGGCGTTCGGCCCCAAGCTGCACGACATCGTGGCCGCCGAGTTCACCTCGCGGGGCATCGACGGGCGCACCGGAGCCGCGCCCGACAAGATCCGCGAACTCGAGGTCGCCTACACCGACGGCACCACCCAGGAGTTCGACCTCCTCGTGGCGCTCCCGCCGCACGTCGCCGCTCAGCGCTTCGACGGGCTGCCCACCGACGACCGCGGGTTCCTCGTCTGCGACGAGAGCCGCCGGGAGGTGCTGGGGCACCCGGACGTCTACGCTCCCGGCGACGCCGGGGACTTCCCCGTCAAGCAGGCGTTCCTGTCCCTGCTGCAGGCCCAGGCGGTGGCCGGTCGGATCGCGGTGGACGCCGGCGCGCACCTGCCCGGGCCCGGGTTCGAGCCGATGGCCACGTGCCTGCTGGACATGGCGGGCAAGGTGGCGTTCGCGCAGGTCCCGCTTTCCCTTACGGGTGACCCCGCGCGGCCCGTGGCCGTCGACCCCGGGGCCCTCGACGCCTACCGCGCCGGCGCGTCGGTGGCCTGGCGGCCGGCCAGGAAGTTCCTCCGGACGTACGTGCTGGGCCGGTTCGGCGCCGGGCTGCCGGTGCACGCGGGGAGGGGCTGGGACACCGTCGCCTTCGGCACGCGCCACTGGGCCCGCTGGCTGACCCGGTGA